From the Pomacea canaliculata isolate SZHN2017 linkage group LG4, ASM307304v1, whole genome shotgun sequence genome, one window contains:
- the LOC112561230 gene encoding NAD(P) transhydrogenase, mitochondrial-like, translating to MLRLQTAALLVDSFGSHVSKLTLQCSRSLKTTGQQYCQKAGKEVPQVKGIPYKNLSIGVPKEIYLNERRVALSPAAVQNLVKKGFTVNIENRAGEQAKFLNQDYEAAGASIKEVKDVFNSDIILKVRGPLLEEVEKFRENGTLISFLYPAQNKELIEKLAQKRMTVYAMDCVPRISRAQVFDALSSMANIAGYKAVVEAANNFGRFFTGQITAAGKVPPAKVLVIGGGVAGLSAVGTAKNMGAIVRAFDTRAAVKEQVESFGAEFLELDVKESGEGTGGYAKEMSKEFIEAEMALFAKQCKEVDILISTALIPGKPAPKLISKAMVESMKPGSVIVDLAAEAGGNIETTRPGELYTYKDVVHIGYTDLPSRLPTQASTLYANNISKLLLSFGEKDHYNINLEDEVVRGSIILHEGKLMWPPPPPKVEPGAPAPSAAAAVAKKEPPPPPNYFNITLKDSFLYTTGLSTCLGLGMASPNPAFASMVTVFGLAGIVGYHTVWGVTPALHSPLMSVTNAISGITAVGGLLLMGGSYYPDNTVHTLAALAAFISSINIGGGFLVTQRMLDMFKRPDDPPEYNYLYAIPGAAFLAGYGYCAQAGTYPDIHQMAYLAASLCCVGALTGLSSQKTCRIGNFLGIIGVTSGIAATLGLLKPSPELFAQMATCMGLGGTIGTVMAKRMEVTDLPQMVALFHSLVGAAAVLTCFANFFLEQPHFATDPAANIIKTFLFLGTYIGGITFTGSLVAFGKLQGILKSEPLLLPGRHALNLGMLLGNVGAMGCFLYDNTPSVGLGMLGITSTLSSIMGVTLTAAIGGADMPVVITVLNSYSGWALCAEGFMLDNNLMTIVGALIGSSGAILSYIMCKAMNRSLPNVILGGYGTSSTGTGKPMEITGTHTEINVADTVKLIEDARNIIIVPGYGLCVAKAQYPIAEMVSILRKKGKNVRFGIHPVAGRMPGQLNVLLAEAGVPYDVVLEMEEINDDFPQTDLTLVIGANDTVNSAAEEDPNSIIAGMPVLRVWLSEQVIIMKRSLGVGYAAVDNPVFFKENTAMLLGDAKKTCDALLTKLKEEYSQ from the exons ATGCTTCGACTTCAGACAGCAGCTCTATTAGTCGACAGTTTTGGTTCTCATGTCTCTAAACTCACCCTGCAATGCAGCAGGAGTCTCAAGACTACTGGGCAGCAGTATTGCCAGAAGGCAGGGAAAGAGGTGCCGCAGGTCAAGGGAATTCCCTATAAGAACCTGTCTATTGGAGTTCCAAAAGAAATTTATCTTAATGAACGGCGAGTTGCCTTATCACCTGCAGCTGTGCAG AATTTGGTGAAAAAAGGATTCACAGTGAATATAGAAAATAGAGCTGGTGAACAAGCCAAGTTCCTTAACCAAGATTATGAGGCAGCAGGGGCATCCATTAAA GAAGTCAAAGATGTCTTCAACTCAGACATAATCTTGAAAGTGCGTGGACCGTTGCTTGAAGAAGTAGAGAAGTTTCGTGAGAATGGAACATTGATTAGCTTCTTGTACCCTGCCCAGAACAAAGAACTAATTGAAAAATTGGCTCAAAAAAGAATGACTGTATATGCCATGGACTGTGTTCCTCGCATCAGTCGTGCACAAGTGTTTGATGCCCTTTCCTCTATGGCCAACATTGCTGGTTATAAGGCTGTTGTGGAAGCTGCAAACAACTTTGGTCGCTTCTTCACTG GTCAGATCACCGCAGCAGGAAAAGTACCACCTGCAAAGGTCCTGGTCATTGGTGGAGGTGTAGCAGGTCTGTCAGCTGTAGGCACTGCCAAGAATATGGGTGCCATTGTGAGAGCCTTCGACACAAGAGCTGCTGTCAAGGAGCAAGTGGAGTCCTTTGGGGCTGAGTTTCTGGAATTGGATGTTAAG GAATCTGGAGAGGGCACTGGAGGCTATGCTAAAGAAATGTCAAAAGAGTTCATTGAGGCAGAGATGGCACTGTTTGCCAAACAATGCAAGGAAGTTGACATTCTTATTTCAACAGCTCTTATCCCAGGGAAACCAGCTCCAAAGCTTATCAGCAAG GCTATGGTTGAGAGCATGAAGCCTGGCTCTGTCATCGTAGATCTTGCTGCAGAGGCTGGAGGAAACATTGAAACCACTCGTCCAGGAGAACTGTACACTTATAAGGATGTTGTTCATATTGGCTACACAGATCTTCCCTCTCGCCTACCAACCCAAGCGTCCACGTTGTATGCCAACAACATTTCCAAACTCCTCCTTTCCTTTG GTGAGAAAGATCACTACAACATCAACTTAGAAGATGAAGTAGTGCGTGGCTCAATCATCCTTCATGAG GGGAAACTGATGTGGCCCCCACCGCCACCCAAAGTGGAGCCTGGTGCACCGGCACcatcagctgctgctgcagtagCCAAAAaagaaccaccaccaccacccaactaCTTCAACATTACACTCAAAGATTCTTTCCTGTACACAACTGGGCTCAGCACCTGTTTAG gtcttGGAATGGCATCTCCTAACCCAGCATTTGCATCAATGGTGACAGTGTTTGGTCTTGCTGGCATTGTGG GCTACCACACTGTATGGGGTGTAACACCTGCACTTCACTCACCCCTTATGTCTGTCACCAACGCCATCTCTGGTATCACTGCTGTTGGTGGTCTGCTGCTGATGGGTGGGAGCTACTACCCAGACAACACTGTTCACACCTTGGCGGCTCTTGCTGCTTTTATCTCTTCCATCAACATCGGTGGTGGTTTTCTTGTCACACAGCGAATGTTGGACATGTTCAAGCGCCCAG ATGACCCACCAGAGTACAATTACTTGTATGCCATCCCTGGTGCTGCCTTCCTGGCAGGTTATGGCTATTGTGCCCAGGCAGGCACTTACCCAGACATCCACCAGATGGCGTACCTTGCTGCATCGCTGTGCTGTGTGGGTGCATTGACTGGCCTCTCATCACAGAAAACCTGCCGCATTG GAAATTTTCTTGGCATCATTGGAGTTACATCTGGAATTGCTGCAACTCTTGGACTGCTGAAACCATCTCCTGAATTGTTTGCCCAAATGGCAACTTGCATGGGTCTTG gAGGAACCATTGGCACAGTGATGGCCAAGCGTATGGAAGTTACAGATCTTCCACAGATGGTGGCCTTGTTTCACTCTCTGGTGGGGGCTGCTGCTGTTTTAACTTGCTTTGCCAACTTCTTCCTTGAGCAGCCTCACTTTGCTACAGACCCTGCTGCAAACATTATCAAAACATTCCTTTTCCTTGGAACATATATCGGTGGCATCACCTTCACAGGCTCATTGGTGGCCTTTGGCAAGCTGCAGG GAATTTTGAAGTCTGAACCCTTACTTCTGCCTGGCCGCCATGCCCTCAACTTGGGCATGCTGCTGGGAAATGTCGGTGCCATGGGTTGCTTTCTTTATGACAACACACCAAGTGTTGGACTTGGTATGCTCGGAATTACTTCCACCTTGTCTTCAATCATGGGTGTCACACTGACAGCCGCAATAGGAG GTGCTGATATGCCAGTCGTCATCACCGTGCTGAACAGCTACTCTGGCTGGGCTCTGTGTGCCGAAGGATTTATGTTGGACAACAATCTGATGACTATTGTTGGAGCGCTCATCGGGTCCTCTGGTGCCATTTTGTCCTATATCATGTGCAAG GCCATGAACAGGTCTCTCCCCAATGTTATCCTTGGTGGCTATGGCACTAGCTCTACTGGCACAGGAAAACCCATGGAAATCACAGGCACTCACACTGAGATCAATGTTGCTGACACTGTCAAACTGATTGAGGATGCACGCAACATCATCATTGTCCCAGGATATGGTCTTTGTGTGGCAAAGGCCCAATATCCTATTGCAGAAATGGTGTCTATCCTTCGCAAAAAGGGAAAGAACGTTCGATTTGGTATTCACCCTGTAGCAG GTCGCATGCCTGGTCAGCTGAATGTATTACTGGCAGAAGCAGGTGTCCCATATGATGTTGTTCTGGAGATGGAAGAGATCAACGATGACTTCCCTCAAACTGACCTCACTCTGGTCATTGGTGCCAATGATACAGTCAACTCTGCTGCTGAAGAAGACCCTAACTCTATAATTGCTGGCATGCCTGTCTTGAGAGTCTGGCTGTCAGAACAG GTTATCATCATGAAGAGGTCACTAGGTGTGGGTTACGCTGCTGTGGACAACCCTGTTTTCTTCAAGGAGAACACTGCCATGTTGTTAGGTGATGCTAAGAAAACCTGCGATGCCCTCCTGACCAAACTGAAAGAGGAGTATAGTCAATAG
- the LOC112561231 gene encoding isocitrate dehydrogenase [NADP], mitochondrial-like — MAGTVSTVSKFVARFGTNVQNFLAPSALQASQQRNYAKAKGKRIKVANPVVELDGDEMTRIIWEKIKERLIFPYVDVDCKYYDLGLPYRDQTNDQVTIDSAEAIKKYNVGIKCATITPDEERVKEFNLKKMWLSPNGTIRNILGGTVFREPIICKTIPRLVPGWTQPIVIGRHAHGDQYKATDAVYQGPGTLELVFTPASGGQQQKLQVFQFKSGGGVGMAMYNTDESITGFAHASFQYALMKNWPLYMSTKNTILKRYDGRFKDIFQEIYDKQYKPQFEKQGIWYEHRLIDDMVAQALKSSGGFVWACKNYDGDVQSDIVAQGYGSLGLMTSVLVCPDGKTIEAEAAHGTVTRHYREHQKGKPTSTNPIASIYAWTRGLEHRGKLDGNNELQRFAQLMEKACVDCVDSGKMTKDLAGCIYGLKNVKPEHFLFTMDFLDAIGEEFERKWVA, encoded by the exons ATGGCAGGAACAGTCTCAACAGTCTCCAAGTTTGTCGCCAGGTTTGGCACCAACGTTCAGAATTTCCTAGCTCCTTCTGCCCTCCAGGCATCGCAACAAAGAAATT ATGCTAAAGCCAAGGGGAAAAGAATCAAAGTTGCTAACCCAGTGGTGGAGCTGGATGGTGATGAGATGACACGTATCATCTGGGAGAAGATCAAGGAAAGA CTGATTTTTCCCTATGTGGACGTAGACTGCAAATACTATGACCTTGGGCTTCCATACCGGGACCAGACAAATGATCAAGTGACCATTGATTCTGCAGAAGCCATCAAGAAGTACAACGTTGGCATAAAATGTGCCACTATTACTCCTGATGAGGAGCGTGTCAAAG AGTTTAATCTGAAAAAGATGTGGCTGAGCCCAAATGGAACTATCCGTAACATCCTGGGCGGGACTGTATTCCGTGAACCAATTATCTGCAAAACCATTCCTCGCCTTGTGCCTGGCTGGACACAACCCATTGTCATAGGTCGTCATGCTCATGGTGACCAG TATAAAGCAACAGATGCAGTTTATCAAGGTCCCGGAACCTTGGAACTAGTCTTCACACCTGCATCTGGAGGTCAGCAGCAGAAGCTGCAGGTGTTCCAGTTCAAGTCTGGTGGCGGTGTAGGCATGGCCATGTACAACACTGATGAG tcTATCACAGGGTTTGCCCATGCCAGCTTCCAGTATGCTTTAATGAAGAACTGGCCTCTTTATATGAGCACAAAGAACACCATTCTCAAGCGGTATGACGGCCGCTTTAAAGATATTTTCCAGGAGATCTATGACAA ACAGTACAAGCCTCAGTTTGAGAAGCAAGGTATATGGTACGAACACCGTCTCATTGATGACATGGTTGCACAGGCACTAAAATCATCTGGTGGCTTTGTGTGGGCTTGCAAGAACTATGATGGAGATGTGCAGTCTGATATTGTTGCTCAAG GCTATGGTTCCTTAGGCCTTATGACTAGTGTGCTGGTATGTCCTGATGGCAAAACCATTGAAGCAGAAGCTGCTCATGGGACTGTGACACGTCACTACAGAGAACATCAGAAG GGGAAGCCTACCAGTACCAATCCCATTGCTAGTATATATGCATGGACGCGGGGTCTCGAGCACCGAGGCAAGCTAGACGGCAACAATGAATTGCAGAG ATTTGCACAGCTGATGGAAAAGGCATGTGTTGACTGTGTGGACAGTGGCAAGATGACCAAGGATCTTGCTGGTTGCATATATGGTCTCAAAAA TGTGAAGCCTGAGCACTTCTTGTTTACTATGGACTTCCTGGATGCTATAGGAGAAGAGTTTGAACGAAAATGGGTTGCATAA
- the LOC112561232 gene encoding uncharacterized protein LOC112561232 codes for MAMWTEQRCMDLIVMWENYPCLFDTSSADYVNRDKAKIAFIEIARALGNGITEDEVKQKMRSLRNSFFQQLSAYNARCRSGASAQHVAEPTWHFWKALCFLRPFIKLRKGQDNLSSTSANCSQSSAELLVPEEDTGDISVLLTSVGAFTEKTAEAPAAPPSSNVYQQAPPSKAPDCAKRRRRADNLDTPSPAHQAVDILKNLQKTGKATPNEMFYQMVAGMTEKFPEHVQDQLHRDIFNMVQEVKLTLQNKN; via the exons ATGGCAATGTGGACGGAGCAGAGGTGCATGGATTTGATTGTAATGTGGGAGAACTACCCGTGTCTGTTCGACACTTCCAGTGCGGACTATGTAAACCGGGATAAGGCCAAAATTGCCTTCATTGAAATTGCTCGTGCTCTGGGCAATGGAATAACAG AAGACGaagtgaagcagaaaatgcgCTCACTTCGCAATTCATTTTTTCAGCAGTTATCTGCATACAATGCACGCTGTAGAAGTGGTGCTTCTGCACAACATGTGGCAGAGCCAACATGGCACTTCTGGAAGGCGTTGTGTTTCCTCAGACCCTTCATAAAATTGAGAAAGGGTCAAGACAACTTG AGCTCTACTTCAGCAAACTGCTCACAATCCTCAGCAGAACTCCTTGTTCCAGAAGAAGATACAGGAGATATTAGTGTTCTCCTCACTTCCGTGGGGGCTTTCACAGAAAAAACAGCTGAAGCACCTGCTGCCCCACCCTCATCCAATGTGTACCAACAAgcaccaccatcaaaggcacCAGACTGTGcaaaaaggaggaggagggcagACAACTTAGACACCCCCAGTCCAGCTCATCAGGCTGTGGATATtctaaaaaatttgcaaaagacTGGAAAGGCAACTCCAAATGAAATGTTCTATCAAATGGTAGCTGGTATGACAGAGAAGTTTCCCGAACACGTGCAGGATCAACTACACCGTGATATATTTAACATGGTACAGGAGGTAAAACTAACATTGCAGAATAAAAAttga
- the LOC112561233 gene encoding uncharacterized protein LOC112561233 isoform X1 — MHRADFEVLCNWIGPLLPKERTISLEKKMLATLWFLGNQESFRGIGDRFNLSKGSLRRVIHLICHTLASHQKKWIKWPALAEMHENASQFQARQFIRGPIVPFPDPRKHNPQHSNGYLCCIVQDSSGGLFEGSKYRGRMATNFTRICTTVESAKLHWSYGWQACSHSVPWRVNTL, encoded by the exons ATGCACAGGGCAGATTTTGAA GTACTTTGTAACTGGATTGGCCCCTTGTTGCCCAAGGAGCGTACAATCAgcttggagaaaaaaatgctggcaACATTGTGGTTCCTTGGGAACCAAGAATCCTTCAGAGGGATTGGCGACAGATTTAATCTCAGCAAGGGATCACTTAGGAGAGTAATCCATCTTATCTGCCACACACTAGCATCTCATCAAAAGAAATGGATTAAGTGGCCAGCTCTGGCtgaaatgcatgaaaatgcTTCGCAGTTCCAAGCAAG GCAATTCATTCGCGGACCTATCGTTCCTTTTCCGGATCCCAGGAAACACAATCCACAACATAGTAATGGATACCTGTGCTGCATTGTACAGGATTCTTCGGGTGGATTATTTGAAG GTTCCAAGTACAGAGGCAGAATGGCAACAAATTTCACAAGAATTTGCACAACAGTGGAATCTGCCAAACTGCATTGGAGCTATGGATGGCAAGCATGTAGCCATTCGGTCCCCTGGAGGGTCAACAcactataa
- the LOC112561233 gene encoding uncharacterized protein LOC112561233 isoform X2, translated as MHRADFEVLCNWIGPLLPKERTISLEKKMLATLWFLGNQESFRGIGDRFNLSKGSLRRVIHLICHTLASHQKKWIKWPALAEMHENASQFQARQFIRGPIVPFPDPRKHNPQHSNGYLCCIVQDSSGGLFEVWCL; from the exons ATGCACAGGGCAGATTTTGAA GTACTTTGTAACTGGATTGGCCCCTTGTTGCCCAAGGAGCGTACAATCAgcttggagaaaaaaatgctggcaACATTGTGGTTCCTTGGGAACCAAGAATCCTTCAGAGGGATTGGCGACAGATTTAATCTCAGCAAGGGATCACTTAGGAGAGTAATCCATCTTATCTGCCACACACTAGCATCTCATCAAAAGAAATGGATTAAGTGGCCAGCTCTGGCtgaaatgcatgaaaatgcTTCGCAGTTCCAAGCAAG GCAATTCATTCGCGGACCTATCGTTCCTTTTCCGGATCCCAGGAAACACAATCCACAACATAGTAATGGATACCTGTGCTGCATTGTACAGGATTCTTCGGGTGGATTATTTGAAG TCTGgtgcctttga